A single window of Salvia splendens isolate huo1 chromosome 8, SspV2, whole genome shotgun sequence DNA harbors:
- the LOC121744185 gene encoding la-related protein 6C-like: MAQMNEHEYAREKEDSERRSSSSGGGGSGSFKFNVEAPEFVPAPAAPITGYFYPCFPSMDGGTGSWIYVSDPEMAIPLAVQPRPNGKAAASAHISPHHHPKEAVLSEELKQKIIKQAEYMFSDMSMLANETLVKHVNKDPEGYVPINFVSTLKKLKSLNVNNQMVAQAIRFSTKLIVSSDAKKVKRKHPFTEKEKEELQLRTVIAENLPDDHSHQKIEKMFNVVGNIKSIRICQPQEHSSSWSSKGDIVISNKLHALVEYENSETAERAAEKLNDERNWRKGMRVRVMLKRSPKSVLKCRKSEFDVSFEDEDSSSRLSNSETEADENGATLKRSWSKNRGKGKQPQLQATRSLPATSSHFGNNFPAKGPRMPDGTRGFTMGRGKRLAIQV, from the exons ATGGCGCAAATGAATGAACATGAGTATGCTCGAGAGAAAGAAGACTCCGAGCGGCggagcagcagcagcggcggcggtggcagtGGGTCGTTCAAATTCAACGTGGAGGCGCCAGAGTTCGTCCCCGCCCCGGCCGCACCCATAACCGGCTACTTCTACCCGTGCTTCCCGTCTATGGACGGTGGCACGGGCAGCTGGATTTACGTCTCCGATCCGGAAATGGCTATCCCGTTGGCGGTTCAGCCTCGACCTAACGGCAAAGCCGCCGCCTCCGCCCACATTTCTCCGCACCACCACCCTAAAGAAGCCGTTCTTTCCGAGGAGCTCAAGCAGAAGATCATCAAACAA GCGGAATACATGTTCAGCGACATGAGCATGCTCGCGAATGAAACCCTGGTTAAACACGTGAATAAGGATCCGGAAGGCTACG TGCCTATAAATTTTGTGTCGACGCTGAAGAAGCTGAAATCGTTGAACGTGAACAACCAGATGGTGGCGCAGGCTATCCGTTTCTCAACGAAACTG ATCGTGAGCAGTGATGCGAAGAAGGTGAAACGAAAGCATCCGTTCAcggagaaagagaaagaggagCTGCAGCTGCGAACTGTCATTGCTGAAAACCTCCCTGACGATCACTCTCATCAGAAAATCGAGAAAATGTTCAATGTGGTCGGAAA TATAAAGTCGATCCGCATATGCCAACCACAGGAGCACAGTTCGTCGTGGTCTTCAAAGGGAGATATAGTTATCAGCAACAAG CTTCACGCGCTGGTGGAGTATGAGAACTCAGAGACAGCGGAGAGAGCA GCAGAGAAGCTCAACGACGAAAGGAACTGGAGAAAGGGGATGCGAGTTAGGGTCATGCTCAAGCGCTCG CCTAAGTCTGTGCTCAAGTGCCGCAAGTCAGAATTCGACGTCTCTTTTGAAGACGAAGACTCGTCCTCCCGCCTAAGCAACTCAGAAACTGAG GCAGATGAGAATGGAGCAACGCTGAAGAGGAGCTGGTCTAAAAACAGAGGAAAGGGGAAGCAGCCGCAGCTGCAGGCGACGCGTAGTCTGCCTGCAACGTCGTCGCACTTTGGCAATAACTTCCCGGCGAAGGGGCCGAGGATGCCTGATGGGACTCGAGGTTTCACCATGGGGCGGGGAAAGCGGCTTGCCATCCAAGTTTGA